Proteins from a single region of Antechinus flavipes isolate AdamAnt ecotype Samford, QLD, Australia chromosome 2, AdamAnt_v2, whole genome shotgun sequence:
- the LOC127546611 gene encoding olfactory receptor 4Q3, which yields MFSSANIRNDSKVMEFVLLGLSSTWELQLLLFLMFSMFYIGIVLGNILIIVTVKADGHLHQSPMYFFLAHLSFIDLCLGCVTVPKMLGDFLHQRKTISFPGCLAQIYFLHFLGASEMFLLTVMAYDRYVAICNPLHYLTVMHRQLCINLVFASWCGGFLHSVTQVVLVVQLPFCGPNKLDNFYCDVPQVIKLACMDTYVIEVLMVSNSGLLSLICFLVLLLSYAVILITLRTRFRQGQNKALSTCASHLTVVSLIFVPCVFIYLRPFCSFPVDKVFSVFYTVITPMLNPLIYTLRNAEMKAAMRKMRKKYAVSCCLAKG from the coding sequence ATGTTCAGTTCAGCGAATATAAGGAATGACTCAAAGGTAATGGAATTTGTGCTCCTGGGCTTGTCATCCACGTGGGAGCTGCAGTTACTCCTCTTCTTGATGTTCTCCATGTTCTACATAGGTATTGTCTTGGGAAATATCTTGATAATAGTGACTGTGAAGGCTGATGGCCATCTGCATCAGTCTCCCATGTACTTTTTCTTGGCCCATCTCTCTTTCATTGACCTGTGCTTGGGCTGTGTCACAGTGCCCAAGATGCTGGGGGATTTTCTCCACCAGAGAAAGACCATATCCTTTCCTGGATGCCTGGCCCAGATTTACTTCCTTCACTTCTTGGGGGCCAGTGAGATGTTCCTGCTGACAGTCATGGCCTATGATCGGTATGTTGCCATATGCAATCCTTTGCACTACTTGACAGTAATGCATCGCCAACTATGCATCAACTTGGTTTTTGCCTCCTGGTGTGGAGGCTTCCTGCACTCTGTCACGCAGGTTGTATTGGTGGTCCAGCTGCCCTTCTGTGGTCCAAATAAGCTGGATAACTTCTACTGTGACGTCCCACAAGTGATCAAGCTTGCTTGCATGGATACATATGTAATAGAGGTGCTCATGGTCTCGAACAGTGGCTTGCTTTCACTCATCTGCTTCTTGGTCCTACTATTATCTTATGCTGTCATCTTAATCACCTTGAGAACACGCTTTCGCCAGGGTCAGAATAAGGCACTGTCCACCTGTGCCTCCCACCTGACTGTGGTCAGTTTAATCTTTGTACCTTGTGTTTTCATTTACTTAAGACCTTTCTGCTCTTTCCCAGTGGACAAGGTGTTCTCTGTGTTCTATACTGTCATCACTCCCATGTTGAATCCTCTCATCTATACTCTTAGAAATGCTGAGATGAAGGCAGCtatgaggaagatgaggaaaaagtaTGCAGTCTCCTGCTGTCTGGCTAAAGGGTGA